From the Fulvia fulva chromosome 2, complete sequence genome, one window contains:
- a CDS encoding Eukaryotic translation initiation factor 2 subunit alpha has protein sequence MSLTNCRFYEEKYPEIDSFVMVNVKQIAEMGAYVKLLEYDNIDGMILLSELSRRRIRSIQKLIRVGRNEVVVVLRVDKEKGYIDLSKRRVSPEDIVKCEERYNKSKMVHSIMRHVAEKTNTPIEELYQDIGWPLNKKYGHAVDAFKLSITNPDVWNEVTFKSDVIKDELQSYIGKRLTPQPTKVRADVEVTCFGYEGIDAVKTALRKAEEKNTPDTQVKVKLVSPPLYVLTSQTIDKNNGIEVLTEAIKEIDVSIRAAGGSCTIKMAPKAVTENDDAELQALMDKKERENMEVSGDEDESESDEGVVHAND, from the coding sequence ATGTCGCTCACCAACTGCCGCTTCTACGAGGAGAAATACCCCGAAATCGACTCGTTTGTCATGGTCAACGTAAAGCAAATCGCAGAAATGGGCGCATACGTCAAGCTCCTCGAATACGACAACATCGACGGCATGATCCTGCTTTCCGAACTTTCACGAAGGCGTATTCGATCCATCCAGAAGCTCATCCGAGTCGGCCGCAATGAAGTCGTGGTGGTGCTCCGTGTCGACAAAGAAAAGGGTTACATCGATTTGTCCAAGCGACGAGTCTCGCCTGAGGATATCGTCAAGTGCGAGGAGCGATACAACAAGAGCAAGATGGTCCACAGCATCATGAGACACGTCGCAGAGAAGACCAACACACCCATTGAGGAGCTGTACCAGGACATTGGCTGGCCGCTGAACAAGAAGTACGGACACGCAGTGGACGCGTTCAAGCTCAGCATCACCAACCCAGATGTGTGGAATGAGGTCACCTTCAAGAGCGATGTGATCAAGGATGAGCTGCAGAGCTACATCGGCAAGCGTCTCACACCACAGCCAACAAAGGTCCGAGCCGACGTGGAAGTCACCTGCTTCGGGTACGAAGGTATCGACGCTGTCAAGACTGCGCTGCGAAAGGCCGAGGAGAAGAACACACCTGACACACAAGTCAAGGTCAAGCTGGTGTCCCCACCACTTTATGTCCTGACCAGCCAGACGATCGACAAGAACAACGGCATCGAGGTTCTGACAGAAGCGATCAAGGAGATTGATGTCAGCATTCGCGCCGCAGGTGGAAGCTGTACGATCAAGATGGCGCCCAAGGCAGTCACAGAGAACGACGATGCAGAGTTGCAGGCACTCATGGACAAGAAGGAGCGTGAGAACATGGAAGTGTCTGGCGACGAGGATGAGAGCGAGAGTGACGAAGGTGTGGTTCATGCCAACGACTAG
- a CDS encoding Calcium channel: protein MVDVISRIFNPDDNDRRGLHGELSHLLPRHREDNLVSAIPAKDVTLTALRIKYQLEQVIPCELPEDRITAPHSHVITPAVIETTKSAGKVSGSNEDHGACVIYCLLIVKSWFQKQSLFELWDADLHVLRATACEVLAKHIIEDEEDNNHLMQEVLLKRYSIVVDGEDTKPANAIEKAVDLHAVRVIGSSGYQKCISYLWRGWLVQDDNDPSRFVDYKLKASTNYWDHFEPDRMRVPQYQNALQVILSLIFLGLYTGAINTINPGGELDVVEGMLYIFTLGFICDEATKFFKIGRYYFGFWNMFNSTLYILLAVSFVLRTIALAHPWKSDTRFYYNTQSYNFLAFSAPMFWMRMLLYLDGFRFFGAMLVVLKVMMKESIIFFALLIIVLVGFFQGFIGMDQVDENIDATQFITKAMLNAIMGSPEFDNWDNFQPPFGLILYYIYNFVIIVILLNVLIALYNSAYEDIYENAIDEYLALFAQKTLQFVRAPDENVYIAPFNLIEIFGLIIPFEWWLPRHRYEQLNDLVMGVIFSPLLCVTALLETRTARKIKFNRSRHESDDDTIEEWEQLEGEMDVEGSGWSKRVKETSPNVVTDATLLEVRELREQMKELKEMLRELTLGPEQSQSRIGDSTYGEADGGN from the exons ATGGTCGACGTGATCAGCAG GATCTTCAACCCCGACGACAACGACCGCCGCGGCCTTCACGGTGAGCTCTCCCACCTACTGCCCCGCCATCGCGAAGATAACCTCGTCTCGGCGATCCCTGCGAAGGACGTAACCCTCACAGCTCTGCGCATCAAGTACCAGCTCGAACAAGTTATTCCTTGCGAACTGCCCGAAGATCGCATCACGGCACCACACAGCCATGTCATCACCCCTGCCGTCATCGAGACCACCAAGTCGGCTGGCAAAGTCTCAGGCTCGAACGAAGACCATGGCGCCTGTGTGATCTACTGCCTACTCATCGTCAAGTCGTGGTTTCAGAAGCAGTCTCTGTTCGAACTATGGGATGCCGACCTGCATGTGCTTCGTGCCACCGCATGCGAGGTCTTGGCTAAGCACATCATTGAGGATGAGGAGGACAACAACCACCTCATGCAGGAGGTGCTGCTCAAGCGCTACAGCATCGTCGTCGACGGCGAAGACACTAAGCCTGCCAATGCCATCGAGAAGGCTGTCGACTTGCACGCCGTGAGAGTGATAGGGAGCTCGGGATATCAGAAGTGTATCAGCTATCTGTGGCGAGGATGGCTCGTACAGGATGACAACGACCCAAGCCGCTTCGTCGACTACAAGCTCAAGGCATCGACCAATTACTGGGATCACTTTGAGCCAGATCGGATGCGCGTTCCACAGTATCAGAACGCCCTGCAAGTTATCCTTAGCTTGATCTTTCTCGGCCTCTATACTGGCGCCATCAATACCATTAATCCCGGCGGTGAGTTGGACGTCGTGGAAGGAATGCTCTACATCTTTACCCTCGGCTTTATCTGCGACGAGGCCACCAAGTTCTTCAAGATTGGGCGCTACTACTTTGGCTTCTGGAATATGTTCAACTCGACTCTCTACATCCTGCTGGCTGTGTCCTTTGTCCTCCGAACGATCGCACTCGCACATCCGTGGAAATCAGACACCCGCTTCTACTACAACACTCAGAGCTACAACTTCCTCGCCTTCAGCGCGCCGATGTTCTGGATGCGCATGCTGCTCTACCTCGATGGCTTCCGCTTCTTCGGTGCCATGCTGGTGGTGCTCAAGGTCATGATGAAAGAGTCAATCATCTTCTTCGCACTTCTCATCATCGTCCTTGTTGGCTTCTTCCAAGGGTTCATAGGTATGGACCAAGTCGACGAAAACATCGATGCGACACAATTCATCACAAAAGCCATGCTGAACGCAATCATGGGTAGTCCGGAGTTCGACAACTGGGACAACTTCCAACCTCCCTTCGGCCTGATTCTCTACTACATTTACAACTTCGTCATCATCGTCATCCTCCTCAACGTCCTGATCGCGCTGTACAACTCAGCGTACGAGGACATCTATGAGAACGCCATCGACGAATACCTCGCCCTATTCGCCCAAAAGACTCTCCAGTTCGTCCGAGCCCCAGATGAGAACGTCTATATCGCACCGTTCAACCTGATCGAAATTTTTGGCCTGATCATACCATTCGAATGGTGGCTCCCTCGACATCGATACGAACAACTCAACGACCTCGTCATGGGTGTGATCTTCAGCCCACTTCTCTGCGTCACAGCATTACTAGAAACTCGCACTGCACGTAAAATCAAGTTCAACCGCTCGCGGCACGAGTCTGACGATGATACGATCGAGGAATGGGAGCAGCTTGAGGGCGAGATGGATGTCGAGGGTAGTGGGTGGAGTAAGAGAGTGAAGGAGACGAGCCCGAATGTTGTTACTGATGCTACGTTATTGGAGGTTAGGGAGTTGAGGGAGCAGATGAAGGAGTTGAAGGAGATGCTCAGAGAACTGACGCTGGGGCCCGAGCAGAGTCAGAGCAGGATTGGGGATAGTACGTATGGGGAGGCGGATGGTGGGAATTGA
- a CDS encoding Chromatin modification-related protein EAF7: MPYRRVFPPTSCRNPHSESLACDESRRWSRGCTVQRVKLLAANMNFCRPGLHVTQHYCTAIASEAACMASRRIPLEKDRKWFARLQAKSGANDQPSASEDTTKMPPRKKARVSQATSPDPEPPQKTPTPGLVSPGKGDEAGLNDAWTDDEEIGLFKGLMRWKPTGIHKHFRLMALHSWLLDNNYIHPRSQHTKPAGIWAKLNTLYDLPALDAREDARQLSPLTTSPEQEEKLDKDSDDESDGYSLAANKIDSEDFALPPEHDFENMMWKARFAEHNEDSELEIPEVNMAEEPPVRFTPSFSIEPSEAATTPQSKRGKKGKGRGAAAAPQPRRSSRMTESVKDAEEENEGEAEKSAEEEAEDEDEEEEESADEAESQASTPGPRRARSTKPTRGKAGRGRGRGRGRGK; this comes from the exons ATGCCGTATAGGAGAGTGTTTCCTCCCACATCGTGCCGAAATCCCCACTCTGAAAGCTTGGCCTGTGACGAGTCACGACGATGGTCGCGTGGCTGCACGGTGCAACGCGTCAAGCTCCTTGCTGCGAACATGAACTTTTGCCGACCGGGCCTTCATGTGACACAACATTACTGTACAGCCATTGCATCAGAGGCAGCGTGCATGGCGAGCAGGAGAATACCATTGGAGAAAGATCGCAAGTGGTTTGCTCGTCTCCAAGCCAAGTCCGGCGCCAACGACCAGCCATCTGCAAGCGAAGACACCACGAAGATGCCTCCTCGGAAGAAGGCGCGAGTGTCGCAAGCAACATCGCCAGATCCCGAACCACCGCAGAAGACACCGACGCCCGGTCTGGTGTCCCCCGGCAAGGGCGATGAAGCTGGGTTGAACGATGCATGGACGGATGATGAGGAGATCGGCTTGTTTAAGGGTCTAATGCGGTGGAAGCCGACAG GTATCCACAAGCACTTTCGCCTGATGGCCTTACATTCATGGCTACTTGACAACAACTACATCCACCCGCGGAGCCAACACACCAAGCCTGCCGGCATCTGGGCCAAGCTTAACACCCTCTACGACCTCCCCGCCCTCGATGCCCGCGAAGATGCAAGGCAACTGTCCCCACTCACGACATCACCCGAACAAGAAGAGAAACTCGACAAAGACTCCGACGACGAATCCGACGGTTACAGCCTCGCAGCCAACAAGATCGACTCCGAAGACTTCGCCCTACCTCCAGAACACGACTTTGAGAACATGATGTGGAAAGCACGCTTCGCCGAACACAACGAAGACAGCGAGCTTGAGATACCCGAAGTGAACATGGCAGAGGAGCCGCCTGTGCGGTTCACGCCAAGCTTCAGTATTGAGCCCAGTGAAGCAGCGACTACACCACAGTCGAAGCGGGGGAAGAAGGGGAAAGGAAGAGGTGCGGCTGCTGCACCACAGCCGAGAAGATCGAGTAGGATGACGGAGAGTGTGAAAGACGCTGAAGAGGAGAATGAGGGAGAGGCTGAGAAGAGTGCAGAGGAAGAGGCAGAAGATGAGGACGAAGAGGAAGAGGAAAGTGCTGATGAGGCTGAAAGTCAGGCGAGTACACCAGGACCCAGACGAGCGCGGTCCACGAAGCCAACGCGAGGGAAGGCTGGCCGTGGGCGAGGCAGAGGGCGGGGGCGTGGGAAATAG